From a region of the Odoribacter splanchnicus DSM 20712 genome:
- a CDS encoding peptidoglycan DD-metalloendopeptidase family protein, giving the protein MSKKKQIIFSSLLGIVLLVVIFMPKKETTEPLDEIEVTDSLEVKEITYKYGIPIDDYDVDYGIVKRNQSLSTILQKHGLSVGEVHRLVEKSKDVFDVRKIRSDQAYAVFTTRDSIPETCYFVYEIDPKSYVVFDLRGDYRVTMGENPVEWRRNELHGVVESSLWLAMSKYNADPQLAVVLSNIFGWTIDFFGLQKQDEFRVIYEQEYVDGKSLLNFNVLGAAFRHGDSTYYAIPFELNGEKLYYDRAGKSLEGAFLKAPLDFFRISSRFSNSRFHPVLKRYRAHHGVDYAAPTGTPVYAIGKGRVIAKGYQAKGGGNYVKIRHNSIYTTTYMHLSRFEKGIKVGVDVAQKQVIGYVGATGLATGPHLDFRVYENGKPINPLTIKSQPQKTLKDGDLNRYEVVRDSVIRMLTLIPDVRQENTEIPVDTTVFEDNESI; this is encoded by the coding sequence ATGTCAAAGAAAAAACAGATTATCTTTTCATCACTACTGGGAATCGTGTTGTTAGTAGTGATTTTTATGCCCAAGAAAGAGACTACTGAACCGTTGGATGAGATCGAAGTGACGGATTCGCTTGAAGTGAAGGAGATTACTTATAAATATGGTATACCCATCGATGATTACGATGTGGATTATGGTATTGTCAAAAGGAATCAAAGTCTTTCTACGATATTGCAGAAACATGGCTTATCGGTGGGAGAAGTGCATCGGCTGGTAGAAAAATCCAAAGATGTCTTCGATGTACGTAAGATCAGGAGCGATCAGGCTTATGCGGTATTTACCACCAGGGACAGTATACCGGAGACCTGTTATTTTGTGTATGAAATCGATCCCAAATCTTATGTCGTTTTTGATTTGCGGGGAGATTACCGGGTGACGATGGGGGAAAATCCGGTCGAATGGCGCAGGAATGAGTTGCATGGTGTTGTTGAGTCTTCTTTGTGGCTGGCCATGTCGAAATACAATGCCGATCCGCAATTGGCCGTCGTATTATCGAATATTTTCGGGTGGACCATCGACTTTTTCGGTCTTCAAAAACAGGATGAGTTCCGCGTGATTTATGAGCAGGAATATGTCGATGGGAAGAGTTTGCTTAATTTTAATGTATTGGGGGCTGCTTTCCGGCATGGTGACAGTACTTATTATGCCATACCGTTCGAACTGAACGGAGAAAAATTATATTACGACAGAGCAGGAAAGAGTTTGGAGGGGGCCTTTTTGAAAGCTCCTTTGGATTTTTTCAGGATTTCTTCCCGTTTCTCGAACAGCCGTTTCCACCCTGTGTTGAAGCGTTACCGGGCTCATCACGGTGTAGATTATGCTGCGCCGACGGGTACTCCGGTGTATGCCATCGGGAAAGGCCGGGTTATTGCAAAAGGTTATCAGGCCAAGGGAGGTGGAAATTACGTCAAAATCAGACACAATAGTATTTATACGACGACCTATATGCATTTGTCCCGATTCGAAAAGGGAATCAAAGTAGGGGTAGATGTTGCCCAGAAGCAGGTCATCGGATATGTCGGGGCTACCGGTCTGGCCACAGGCCCGCATTTGGATTTCAGGGTATATGAAAACGGTAAGCCGATCAATCCGCTGACAATCAAATCACAACCTCAGAAAACATTGAAAGACGGAGATTTGAATCGGTATGAGGTCGTCAGGGATTCGGTTATCCGCATGTTGACTCTTATTCCGGATGTCCGGCAGGAAAATACAGAAATACCTGTCGATACAACCGTTTTTGAAGATAATGAATCAATATAA
- the trxA gene encoding thioredoxin, translated as MAIAVNDSNFEEVVLKSAQPVLVDFWAEWCGPCKMMLPIVEEISEEFAGKITVAKVDVDGSPSTAAKFGIRNIPTILFFKDGKVADKQVGAVPKNSLVEKINKLL; from the coding sequence ATGGCAATAGCAGTTAATGATTCTAATTTTGAAGAGGTTGTACTGAAATCAGCACAACCTGTCCTGGTCGATTTCTGGGCAGAATGGTGTGGACCATGTAAAATGATGCTTCCCATTGTTGAAGAAATCTCTGAAGAATTTGCAGGAAAAATTACCGTTGCTAAGGTTGACGTCGACGGCAGCCCAAGCACAGCAGCTAAATTCGGTATCCGTAACATCCCGACTATCCTGTTCTTTAAAGACGGTAAAGTTGCTGATAAACAAGTAGGTGCAGTACCTAAGAATTCACTGGTCGAGAAAATCAACAAACTTCTTTAA
- the purN gene encoding phosphoribosylglycinamide formyltransferase, producing the protein MKKIAIFASGSGSNAENIIQYFAQKPQFCVKSVFCNVPDAYVLERAKKYRIPTFVFNREEFRNPDKVFRQLQEQEIDFIVLAGFLWLMPSFITAAWPNKIVNIHPALLPAYGGKGMYGHHVHEAVIAAGEKESGITIHYVNDHYDQGAIIFQAKCPVLPTDTPDDLAARVHELEYRHFPRVIEDTLKKL; encoded by the coding sequence ATGAAAAAAATAGCAATATTTGCCTCAGGATCAGGTTCTAACGCTGAAAATATCATTCAATATTTTGCTCAAAAACCGCAATTCTGCGTAAAATCTGTCTTTTGTAATGTCCCGGATGCTTATGTTCTGGAACGGGCTAAAAAATACCGTATTCCAACTTTTGTTTTCAACCGGGAAGAGTTCCGGAATCCGGACAAAGTATTCCGCCAGCTCCAGGAACAGGAGATCGATTTTATCGTATTAGCCGGCTTTTTATGGCTAATGCCCTCTTTTATCACCGCAGCCTGGCCGAACAAAATCGTCAACATCCATCCGGCCCTTCTTCCGGCCTATGGCGGTAAAGGCATGTACGGACACCATGTGCACGAGGCCGTTATTGCAGCCGGCGAAAAGGAAAGCGGCATCACCATTCATTATGTCAATGATCACTACGACCAGGGCGCTATCATCTTTCAGGCCAAATGCCCGGTGCTCCCGACAGACACCCCCGACGACCTTGCCGCCCGGGTACATGAATTGGAATACCGTCACTTTCCCCGGGTGATCGAAGACACCCTGAAAAAATTATAA
- the rnr gene encoding ribonuclease R, with translation MGKNKKKSKPTMSKPELSKRLLALMSNHPGESYNYKQLAMRLQVKSMDMKRQISEVLRELGEKGELEEISTGRYKMRQRGAYITGEVELTAKGSAYIISNESKEDVFVAFPNLKHALNGDKVKVLVYARSRDRRPEGEVVEILERKKGTFVGVVQRSANYAFLIPTGKQLPYDVFIPTEHLNGAENGDKVVVKIKDWPESQKNPVGEVIEVLGRPGDNDTEMNAIMAEYELPVKFPPNVLKAAEKIPLDIPEEEIRKRRDCRELTTFTIDPKDAKDFDDALSVRTLKEGVYEVGVHIADVSYYVKENTVLDKEAYARATSVYLVDRTIPMLPERLSNGVCSLRPDEDKLCFSAIFKLDANAQVLDQWFGRTVIRSNRRFTYEEAQERIEGAEGDYREEILLLNRLAQKLRQDRFKAGAIDFDRVEVKFNLDEKGHPVSVYFKRSKEANKLIEEFMLLANKKVAERIGKPKSGKKAPTFVYRIHENPLPEKLEEFNRFVAKFGYGLKTGSRKALTSSMNNLMAEVKDKPEQNMIETLAVRTMAKAAYSTDNIGHYGLAFDYYTHFTSPIRRYPDVMVHRLLQRYLDSGRSVNKEKYEEYCKHSSDMEQVAANAERSSIKYKQVEFMADKIGQDFEGTISGVTQWGFYVELEDSKCEGLVSMTELDDDFYEFDEKNYCIVGRHHHKIYQLGDRVTIKVAKANLVARQLDYELVKGADEEGVIRPLGKSREDIGRKSKTKGRKKENKPKGKKRK, from the coding sequence ATGGGCAAAAATAAAAAGAAAAGCAAGCCGACCATGAGTAAGCCGGAGTTGAGTAAACGCCTTTTGGCACTGATGAGTAATCACCCGGGTGAGAGTTATAATTATAAGCAGTTGGCGATGCGATTGCAGGTGAAGAGTATGGATATGAAACGCCAGATCTCGGAAGTGTTGCGGGAATTAGGAGAAAAAGGAGAGTTGGAAGAGATTTCGACAGGAAGATATAAAATGCGGCAGAGAGGGGCTTATATTACCGGTGAAGTCGAGTTGACAGCCAAAGGTTCGGCCTATATCATTTCAAACGAGAGTAAAGAGGATGTGTTTGTTGCTTTTCCTAACCTCAAACACGCCCTGAACGGAGATAAAGTGAAGGTATTGGTATATGCCCGGAGTCGTGACCGCCGCCCCGAAGGAGAGGTGGTCGAGATCCTGGAACGGAAGAAAGGTACTTTTGTCGGCGTAGTACAACGGTCGGCGAATTACGCTTTCCTGATACCGACCGGTAAGCAGTTGCCCTATGATGTGTTCATCCCGACGGAACATTTGAATGGAGCCGAAAACGGGGATAAAGTGGTGGTAAAAATCAAAGATTGGCCTGAAAGTCAGAAGAATCCTGTGGGAGAAGTGATCGAGGTGTTGGGGCGTCCCGGGGATAACGATACGGAAATGAATGCGATTATGGCCGAATATGAATTGCCGGTGAAGTTCCCGCCCAATGTGTTGAAAGCGGCTGAAAAGATCCCTTTGGATATCCCTGAAGAGGAGATCCGCAAGCGCCGCGACTGCCGCGAATTGACCACTTTCACTATCGACCCGAAAGATGCGAAAGATTTCGACGATGCCCTTTCTGTCCGTACGTTGAAGGAAGGCGTGTATGAAGTCGGTGTGCATATCGCCGATGTCAGTTATTATGTCAAAGAAAATACGGTGCTCGATAAAGAGGCTTATGCGAGGGCTACCTCGGTATATCTTGTCGACCGGACCATTCCGATGTTACCGGAACGCTTGAGTAACGGGGTTTGTTCGTTAAGACCCGATGAAGATAAGTTGTGTTTTTCTGCTATTTTTAAATTGGACGCTAACGCACAGGTTTTGGACCAATGGTTCGGGCGTACGGTGATCCGTTCGAATCGCCGGTTTACTTACGAAGAAGCTCAGGAGCGGATCGAAGGTGCCGAAGGGGATTACCGGGAGGAAATTCTGCTGTTGAACCGGTTGGCTCAAAAATTACGTCAGGATCGCTTTAAAGCCGGAGCGATCGATTTCGACCGGGTAGAGGTGAAATTCAACCTGGATGAAAAGGGACATCCGGTGAGTGTGTATTTCAAGCGTTCGAAGGAAGCCAATAAGCTGATCGAAGAGTTTATGTTGCTTGCGAATAAGAAAGTGGCCGAACGGATCGGTAAACCCAAGAGTGGAAAAAAAGCACCTACTTTCGTATACCGTATTCACGAAAACCCGCTGCCTGAAAAGTTGGAAGAATTCAACCGTTTTGTGGCTAAATTCGGGTATGGATTGAAAACAGGTAGCCGCAAAGCCCTTACTTCTTCGATGAATAACCTGATGGCCGAAGTAAAAGACAAACCCGAACAAAATATGATCGAAACCCTGGCGGTACGGACGATGGCTAAGGCTGCCTATTCGACCGATAATATCGGACATTATGGTCTGGCTTTCGATTATTATACCCATTTCACCTCACCGATCCGGCGTTATCCGGATGTGATGGTGCATCGGTTGCTGCAACGTTATCTGGACAGTGGACGCTCGGTCAATAAAGAAAAATACGAAGAATATTGTAAGCATTCGTCCGATATGGAACAGGTGGCGGCTAATGCCGAACGTTCGTCTATCAAGTACAAGCAGGTGGAATTTATGGCGGATAAAATCGGACAAGATTTCGAAGGTACGATTTCGGGTGTCACACAATGGGGATTTTATGTCGAACTGGAAGATTCGAAATGTGAGGGATTGGTGTCGATGACCGAATTGGATGACGATTTTTATGAATTCGATGAGAAAAATTATTGCATTGTCGGACGTCATCACCATAAGATCTATCAACTGGGAGACCGGGTAACGATCAAAGTGGCTAAAGCGAATCTGGTGGCTCGCCAATTGGACTATGAGTTGGTTAAGGGAGCAGACGAAGAAGGGGTGATCAGGCCTTTGGGAAAGAGCCGGGAAGACATCGGCCGGAAATCGAAAACGAAAGGCAGGAAAAAGGAAAATAAACCGAAAGGAAAAAAAAGAAAATAG
- a CDS encoding carbon starvation CstA family protein produces MYSFTICLLILVVGYFVYGRYVERVFGPEAKRPTPALTKADGVDYIPLPTWKIFMIQFLNIAGLGPIFGAIMGAKFGTASYLWIVLGSVLAGATHDYFSGMLSIRHGGESLPEIIGRYLGMTTKQVMRGFTVILMVLVGAVFVAGPAGLLAKLTPDALDTSFWIVVVFLYYILATLLPVDKIIGKIYPIFAIALLFMAVGILVMLYVNHPVLPELWDGLQNTHPNAANLPVFPIMFVSIACGAISGFHATQSPMMARCMKSEKYGRPVFYGAMITEGIVALIWAAAATYFYHENGMAENNASVIVDAITKSWLGSVGGILAILGVIAAPITSGDTAFRSARLIVADFMGMEQKSIRRRLYICVPMFLAAIGLLLYSLRDAAGFDMIWRYFAWSNQTLSVFTLWAITVYLVQTGKNYWITLIPALFMTCVCSTYLCIAPEGFGLTQIVSYYIGLFCVLIAVVWFAVWKSKTPQSPGDLVSR; encoded by the coding sequence ATGTATTCATTTACAATTTGTTTGCTGATTCTGGTCGTCGGCTACTTTGTATATGGCCGTTATGTAGAGCGGGTATTCGGGCCGGAGGCGAAAAGGCCGACTCCGGCATTGACAAAGGCCGACGGAGTGGATTATATCCCCTTGCCGACCTGGAAGATCTTTATGATTCAGTTTTTGAATATTGCCGGTTTGGGACCGATTTTCGGTGCTATCATGGGGGCTAAGTTCGGGACGGCTTCTTATTTATGGATTGTATTGGGGAGTGTGCTGGCGGGGGCTACGCACGATTATTTTTCGGGGATGTTGTCGATCCGGCATGGAGGTGAAAGTTTGCCTGAGATTATCGGACGTTATCTGGGGATGACCACCAAGCAGGTGATGCGTGGTTTTACAGTAATCCTGATGGTGTTGGTGGGAGCGGTTTTCGTTGCCGGGCCTGCCGGTTTGCTGGCTAAGCTGACACCCGATGCTTTGGACACCTCTTTTTGGATAGTCGTCGTTTTCCTTTATTATATTTTGGCAACCCTGTTACCCGTAGATAAGATTATCGGAAAGATTTATCCCATTTTTGCTATTGCTTTGTTGTTTATGGCTGTCGGGATTTTAGTCATGCTGTACGTCAATCATCCGGTTTTACCGGAGTTGTGGGACGGCTTACAAAATACCCATCCGAATGCGGCGAATCTGCCCGTTTTCCCGATTATGTTCGTGAGTATCGCCTGTGGGGCTATTTCCGGTTTTCATGCCACACAGTCGCCGATGATGGCCCGTTGTATGAAGAGTGAGAAATACGGACGTCCCGTTTTTTATGGGGCAATGATCACGGAAGGTATCGTGGCTCTGATTTGGGCGGCTGCGGCTACTTATTTTTATCATGAGAACGGTATGGCCGAAAACAATGCTTCCGTCATTGTAGATGCCATTACGAAAAGTTGGTTGGGATCGGTGGGAGGTATTCTGGCGATTTTGGGTGTGATAGCTGCTCCGATTACTTCCGGCGATACGGCTTTCCGGTCGGCCCGTCTGATTGTAGCGGACTTTATGGGCATGGAACAGAAAAGTATCCGCCGCCGTTTGTATATTTGTGTCCCGATGTTTCTGGCTGCTATAGGATTGTTATTGTATAGCCTCCGGGATGCTGCGGGATTCGATATGATCTGGCGGTACTTTGCCTGGTCGAATCAGACCCTCTCCGTCTTTACCCTTTGGGCCATTACGGTTTATCTGGTACAGACGGGTAAAAACTATTGGATTACTTTGATTCCTGCTTTGTTTATGACCTGTGTGTGTTCGACCTATCTGTGTATCGCTCCCGAAGGTTTCGGATTGACTCAGATCGTATCTTATTATATCGGGTTGTTCTGTGTTCTGATCGCTGTCGTTTGGTTTGCTGTATGGAAAAGCAAAACCCCTCAGTCTCCCGGTGATTTAGTCTCCCGATAA
- a CDS encoding acyl carrier protein, with the protein MSDITERVQRIIEEKLGVDASEVKPEATFTNDLGADSLDTVELIMELEKEFNITIPDDQAEKIVTVGDAISYVEANAK; encoded by the coding sequence ATGTCTGACATTACTGAAAGAGTACAACGGATTATTGAAGAGAAATTAGGTGTAGATGCATCAGAAGTTAAACCCGAAGCTACCTTCACAAATGATCTGGGTGCCGACTCTTTGGATACTGTTGAGCTGATTATGGAACTGGAAAAAGAATTCAATATTACTATTCCGGATGATCAAGCAGAAAAAATTGTTACTGTAGGTGATGCTATCTCTTACGTGGAAGCTAACGCAAAGTAA
- the dnaE gene encoding DNA polymerase III subunit alpha: MQFTHFHVHSQYSILDGAASIPGLIEKAKADGQTALALTDHGNMFGIKLFYDTCRQKGIKPILGCEAYVARVSLYNKEKPIDRSGEHLIILAKNLTGYLNLVKLCSTAFCDGFYYRPRIDKTQLEKHHEGLIISSACLGGEIDQKIMAGDLEGAEKAALWYKNLFGEDYYLEVMRHPAADPKQRAEIYDNQQRCIQEKIKIARKLNIKLIATNDVHFLNEEDAEAHDLLICLNTRKDIDDPTRMRYTRQEWFKTTQEMIDLFPDLPEAIENTQEITDKVEEYELDSDPLMPVFPIPPELGTEEEYRQKFSQEDLFNEFTRDEKGNVVLTEEEANKKIKKLGGYDRLYRIKLEADYLKELTMKGVVKRYGENPSPEIMERIIFELHIMKTMGFPGYFLIVQDFIRAARDMGVIVGPGRGSAAGSAVAYCLGITNIDPIKYDLLFERFLNPDRISLPDIDVDFDDAGRQQVLEWVTEKYGADKVSHIVTFGSMAAKMAIKDVARVLKLELSEANRLAKMVPEAPKMTLKKAYKENPDLEKEKQSLNPLISKTIQFAETLEGSIRQTGVHACGILISRDPLTDHIPIMPTEGESLMTTQYDGHFVEPIGLIKMDFLGLRTLSIIKTCLDNIKKSKHIVLNENEIPLDDEETFKLFTRGDTTGLFQFESPGMKKHLRALQPNRFEDLVAMNALYRPGPMEYIPSFIRRKHGEEPIEYDHPMMEPYLKDTYGITVYQEQVMLQSRALGLFTRGQSDTLRKAMGKKKFELLAELKGKFVEGCKNNPDFVQGAKEKGKDVEELVNKIWGDWEAFASYAFNKSHSVCYAYIAYQTGFLKAHYPAEFMAANLSNNLSDITKVTVFMDECKRMGLSVLAPDVNESYNDFTVNSHGQIRFGMAAIKGVGEAAVEKIIEEREKNGPYKDVYDFFERIDYKSVNKKTIENLVTAGGLDSFGYHRAQYLHLVDATTTVLDNLVNYGQKNQQDSMNLQATLFGELDGFEVTKPNIPDCEPWHDYEKSKKEKELIGIYLTSHPLDPYKLEMQLLCTPVEELNSGLETFKGKEINIAGIITAKREGKTKTGKDFGILTLEDFSGTYELAFFGKDYTDFRQYFIDETAIYVKGKVGPKWGKEGNELTFTIQKVGLLEALTENAIRSITLQVDIEKLTLETVTEIHELFTTDVNSESYKEAQQKAAEQRTQKNSDPENFEEPVTAQNDIPLNFMLFDRQGNSVKMFSRTCKIRRSRELYEYFENNDSIKMKIN, from the coding sequence ATGCAGTTTACCCACTTTCACGTCCACTCGCAATATTCTATTCTCGACGGAGCAGCCAGTATTCCAGGCCTGATCGAAAAAGCCAAAGCCGACGGTCAGACCGCACTAGCACTGACCGACCACGGCAATATGTTCGGGATAAAGTTGTTTTACGACACCTGCCGGCAAAAAGGGATCAAACCCATTTTAGGGTGTGAAGCCTATGTCGCACGGGTATCCTTATATAATAAAGAAAAACCGATCGACCGGTCGGGGGAACACCTGATTATTCTGGCCAAAAACCTCACCGGTTACCTCAATCTCGTCAAGCTCTGTTCGACGGCTTTTTGCGACGGTTTCTACTACCGTCCCCGTATCGATAAAACCCAGCTCGAAAAACATCATGAGGGATTGATCATTTCCTCGGCTTGCCTGGGAGGAGAAATCGATCAGAAAATCATGGCCGGTGATCTGGAAGGAGCTGAAAAAGCAGCTCTATGGTACAAAAATCTGTTCGGCGAAGATTATTACCTGGAAGTGATGCGCCATCCGGCAGCGGATCCCAAACAAAGAGCCGAGATTTACGACAATCAGCAACGCTGTATTCAGGAGAAAATCAAAATAGCCAGGAAACTGAATATCAAACTTATCGCCACCAACGACGTACATTTTCTCAATGAAGAAGATGCCGAAGCCCATGATCTGCTGATTTGCCTGAACACCCGGAAAGACATCGACGATCCGACCCGGATGCGGTATACCCGTCAGGAATGGTTTAAAACCACCCAGGAAATGATCGACCTTTTCCCTGATCTGCCCGAAGCCATCGAAAACACTCAGGAGATCACCGATAAAGTCGAGGAATACGAACTGGACTCCGATCCTTTGATGCCCGTTTTTCCTATTCCCCCCGAACTCGGTACGGAAGAAGAATACCGGCAAAAATTTTCCCAGGAAGACCTCTTCAACGAATTCACCCGCGACGAGAAAGGAAATGTCGTACTCACCGAAGAAGAAGCCAACAAAAAAATCAAAAAACTGGGCGGATACGACCGTTTATATCGTATCAAACTGGAAGCCGACTATCTGAAAGAGCTGACCATGAAAGGGGTTGTGAAACGCTATGGTGAAAATCCGTCTCCCGAGATCATGGAACGCATTATCTTCGAGCTGCATATCATGAAGACCATGGGTTTCCCGGGTTACTTCCTGATCGTGCAGGACTTTATCCGGGCTGCCCGGGATATGGGCGTAATTGTAGGACCGGGACGTGGATCGGCTGCCGGTAGTGCCGTCGCCTATTGCCTGGGTATCACGAATATCGACCCTATAAAATATGATCTGCTGTTCGAGCGTTTTCTGAATCCCGACCGTATTTCCCTGCCCGATATCGATGTGGATTTCGATGATGCGGGACGGCAACAGGTACTGGAGTGGGTAACGGAGAAATACGGAGCCGACAAAGTGTCGCACATCGTAACCTTCGGCAGTATGGCCGCCAAAATGGCCATTAAAGACGTAGCCCGGGTATTGAAACTGGAATTATCGGAAGCCAACCGGCTGGCTAAAATGGTTCCGGAAGCTCCGAAAATGACTCTGAAAAAAGCTTATAAGGAAAACCCGGATCTCGAGAAAGAGAAGCAATCTCTTAATCCACTGATTTCCAAAACAATACAATTTGCCGAGACCCTCGAAGGTTCTATCCGTCAAACCGGAGTACATGCCTGTGGTATCCTCATCAGCCGGGATCCGCTCACCGATCATATCCCGATCATGCCTACCGAAGGAGAAAGTCTGATGACTACCCAATACGACGGGCATTTCGTGGAACCGATCGGGCTGATCAAAATGGACTTTCTGGGTTTACGTACCCTCTCGATCATCAAGACTTGTCTCGACAATATCAAAAAATCGAAACATATCGTCCTGAATGAAAACGAAATTCCCCTGGACGACGAAGAAACCTTCAAGCTTTTCACCCGCGGAGATACCACCGGGCTGTTCCAGTTCGAGTCGCCCGGAATGAAAAAACACCTCCGCGCCCTCCAGCCCAACCGTTTCGAGGACCTGGTAGCCATGAACGCCCTGTATCGTCCGGGGCCTATGGAGTATATCCCTTCCTTCATCCGGCGCAAACACGGCGAAGAACCCATTGAATACGACCATCCGATGATGGAGCCCTACCTGAAAGACACTTACGGCATTACCGTCTACCAGGAACAGGTGATGCTCCAATCCCGGGCCCTGGGACTGTTCACCCGGGGACAATCGGATACCCTCCGTAAAGCTATGGGTAAAAAGAAGTTCGAATTGCTGGCGGAATTGAAAGGCAAATTCGTCGAAGGTTGTAAAAACAATCCCGATTTTGTCCAGGGAGCCAAAGAAAAAGGAAAAGATGTCGAAGAACTGGTCAACAAAATCTGGGGAGACTGGGAGGCTTTCGCTTCTTATGCCTTCAACAAATCGCATTCCGTTTGTTACGCCTACATCGCTTATCAAACCGGTTTCCTGAAAGCCCATTATCCGGCAGAATTCATGGCAGCCAACTTAAGCAACAACCTCTCGGACATCACCAAAGTAACGGTTTTCATGGACGAATGTAAGCGAATGGGGTTGAGTGTACTGGCGCCGGATGTCAACGAATCTTACAATGACTTTACCGTAAACTCACATGGCCAGATCCGTTTCGGAATGGCCGCCATCAAGGGAGTGGGTGAAGCTGCCGTAGAAAAAATCATCGAAGAACGGGAGAAAAACGGACCTTATAAAGATGTATACGATTTCTTCGAACGAATCGACTATAAATCGGTCAATAAGAAAACAATCGAAAACCTGGTTACTGCCGGCGGACTGGACAGTTTCGGATACCACCGGGCCCAATACCTGCACCTGGTAGACGCAACGACCACAGTACTGGATAACCTGGTGAACTACGGCCAGAAAAACCAGCAGGATTCCATGAACCTGCAAGCCACCCTATTCGGCGAACTGGACGGCTTCGAAGTCACCAAACCGAATATCCCCGACTGCGAACCCTGGCACGACTATGAGAAATCGAAAAAAGAAAAAGAGCTGATCGGTATTTACCTGACCTCCCATCCCCTCGATCCTTATAAACTGGAAATGCAGTTGCTTTGCACGCCGGTAGAAGAACTCAACAGCGGCCTTGAAACTTTTAAAGGCAAAGAAATCAATATCGCCGGTATCATTACCGCCAAACGGGAAGGTAAAACCAAAACCGGGAAAGACTTCGGTATCCTGACCCTGGAGGATTTCAGCGGCACTTACGAACTGGCTTTCTTCGGAAAAGATTATACCGATTTCCGGCAATACTTTATCGACGAGACGGCGATTTATGTGAAAGGGAAAGTAGGGCCCAAATGGGGTAAAGAAGGAAACGAGCTTACTTTCACCATTCAAAAAGTGGGCTTATTGGAAGCACTGACCGAAAATGCAATCCGTTCGATCACTTTACAGGTCGATATTGAAAAACTGACCCTGGAAACGGTCACTGAAATACACGAGCTCTTTACAACCGATGTGAACAGCGAGAGTTATAAAGAAGCCCAGCAGAAAGCGGCCGAACAAAGGACACAGAAGAACAGCGATCCGGAGAATTTTGAAGAACCGGTAACGGCACAAAACGATATTCCTCTGAATTTCATGCTGTTCGACCGTCAGGGAAACAGTGTCAAAATGTTCTCCCGCACTTGTAAGATCAGGCGTTCCCGGGAATTGTACGAATATTTCGAAAACAACGATTCGATCAAAATGAAGATCAACTAG
- a CDS encoding DUF58 domain-containing protein, with translation MNKLEDIIRYEQFDNLEFIASQIVAGFITGLHRSPYHGFSVEFAEHRVYNTGESTKHVDWKLYARTEKLFVKQFEEETNLRSYLVLDTSSSMLFPYPSAKVSKLRFSVYCAAALIHLLRKQRDASGLCLFSDRIEVLTDAKSNSTHIQTMYAHLQEILQNHSVSLNKPTSTAQVLHQLADTIQKRALVVIFTDMFSNGDTEELFSALQHLCYNKHEVILFHVKDKRMEEAFEFSNRPHLFIDLESGREIKFSPNEIRETYKQKMAEFYQELKLRCGQLRIDFVEADIDREFHEVLFPYLLKRSKLY, from the coding sequence ATGAACAAGCTCGAAGATATTATCCGCTATGAACAATTCGATAATCTCGAATTCATTGCTTCTCAGATTGTTGCTGGTTTTATCACCGGTTTGCACCGGAGTCCTTATCATGGTTTTTCTGTAGAATTTGCCGAACACCGGGTATACAATACCGGAGAATCGACCAAACACGTCGACTGGAAGCTTTATGCCCGGACAGAGAAGTTATTCGTCAAACAATTCGAAGAAGAGACGAATTTACGGTCGTATCTGGTGCTGGATACTTCTTCTTCGATGTTGTTTCCTTATCCGTCGGCGAAAGTCTCTAAGCTCCGGTTTTCGGTTTATTGTGCAGCAGCCTTGATTCACCTGCTCCGGAAACAACGGGATGCTTCGGGATTATGTCTGTTCTCGGACCGGATCGAAGTGTTGACGGATGCAAAATCGAACAGCACCCACATACAGACGATGTACGCCCACCTTCAGGAGATTCTGCAAAATCATTCGGTTTCCCTGAACAAACCCACATCGACAGCCCAGGTGCTCCACCAACTGGCGGATACCATACAAAAAAGAGCGCTGGTCGTTATTTTCACCGATATGTTTTCGAACGGAGATACGGAAGAACTCTTTTCAGCTCTCCAACACCTCTGCTATAATAAACACGAGGTGATCCTCTTTCACGTCAAAGACAAACGGATGGAAGAAGCATTCGAATTTTCGAACCGCCCCCATCTCTTTATCGATCTGGAAAGCGGCCGGGAAATCAAATTTTCTCCAAATGAAATCCGGGAGACTTATAAGCAGAAAATGGCCGAATTTTACCAGGAACTAAAACTACGTTGCGGACAACTCCGGATCGACTTTGTCGAAGCCGACATCGACCGGGAATTCCACGAAGTATTATTCCCCTACCTGTTAAAACGCAGCAAATTATATTGA